A DNA window from Ignavibacteriales bacterium contains the following coding sequences:
- a CDS encoding T9SS type A sorting domain-containing protein has translation MKIFLLSFLLIIVAISMIQSDLLAQSGLPDSLIFQGSQMDVGQTFRTGTATSFGHYTINAYFKEPNGTEHLAYVDNYELFYFKSTDNGVSWSKEKIITGHEGDIQNCALTVDTAGKVFIGLTIHSLYNYANPTGITGGSNYFLLDAYCVNNKTGSWVTELVYLHPSNYGPKVAGLFVDSSNNVHFIANYYGWYSNGGTAWEWVRNSNTNTWGTIKTIVQFTDGGLDRFIYDTYAVVPDQFGNVTLVMCRYYPTNLTRLFYVRYNGSTWSAPINITDTVAVAWNRFDALIDPAGHTYIAYLQNNAQGVPVLKVMKDFQPAQIASINLAPVDTIYYFRMHCNSSGLFTMFLTIKNQNVHTTFSNDAINWSDPIPTPDNLKNYMGGLIIRTDARQGYFTDYCKQIVGIAGPRTSQPYGPDTLFYGSIRILGVPSSPSLTTPPNSSVVDTSFVTFQWTAATPEVTHYWLEIDTTSEFNTSNIDSTITSNEFTYNELEAYKTYYWRVKAKNQRCWSQFSDVNSFNVAYLGIEDKFDIPKEFMLAQNHPNPFNPNTKIQFDLPFETYIKLKVFNILGEEVATLIEGKQNAGYKNVEFNAARLTSGVYFYRLETPYFSQTKKLILLK, from the coding sequence ATGAAAATTTTTTTACTATCATTCCTCTTAATCATCGTTGCCATTTCGATGATTCAATCGGATCTGCTCGCTCAGAGCGGTTTACCCGATAGTTTAATCTTCCAAGGCTCACAGATGGACGTCGGCCAAACATTCCGCACGGGTACTGCAACATCCTTTGGACACTACACTATCAATGCCTATTTCAAAGAACCGAACGGAACAGAACATCTGGCTTACGTGGATAATTATGAATTATTCTATTTTAAGTCAACCGACAACGGTGTTAGCTGGAGTAAAGAAAAAATAATCACCGGACATGAAGGTGATATACAAAATTGTGCATTAACCGTAGATACAGCCGGTAAAGTTTTTATCGGACTTACGATCCATAGTCTTTACAACTATGCAAATCCAACAGGAATTACAGGTGGATCAAATTACTTTTTGTTGGATGCTTATTGTGTTAATAACAAGACAGGTAGCTGGGTTACAGAACTCGTCTATCTCCATCCGAGTAACTACGGACCAAAGGTTGCCGGACTATTTGTAGATTCAAGTAATAATGTTCATTTCATAGCAAACTATTATGGATGGTATAGTAATGGTGGAACAGCATGGGAATGGGTAAGAAATTCAAACACGAATACTTGGGGAACAATAAAAACAATCGTTCAATTTACGGATGGTGGTTTAGATAGGTTTATTTACGATACTTATGCAGTTGTACCGGACCAATTTGGAAACGTAACTCTTGTTATGTGCCGATACTATCCCACAAATCTTACACGACTTTTTTACGTCAGATATAACGGCTCTACATGGTCGGCACCGATAAACATTACAGATACTGTTGCAGTTGCCTGGAACAGGTTTGATGCATTGATTGATCCTGCCGGACATACTTACATCGCTTATCTCCAGAACAATGCGCAGGGCGTACCGGTATTAAAAGTTATGAAAGATTTCCAACCGGCTCAAATCGCTTCGATTAATCTTGCACCAGTCGATACGATTTATTACTTCAGGATGCATTGCAATTCCTCAGGACTGTTTACAATGTTTTTAACAATAAAAAATCAGAATGTCCATACAACTTTCAGTAATGATGCGATCAACTGGTCAGATCCAATTCCTACTCCCGATAATTTGAAAAATTATATGGGTGGGTTAATTATAAGAACAGATGCGAGACAAGGATATTTTACCGATTATTGCAAACAAATAGTGGGAATAGCCGGACCCCGAACAAGTCAGCCATACGGACCAGACACATTATTCTATGGAAGTATCCGAATTCTCGGTGTTCCATCATCGCCAAGTCTGACTACGCCTCCAAACAGTTCAGTTGTTGATACATCATTCGTTACTTTTCAATGGACAGCCGCAACGCCGGAAGTAACTCATTATTGGTTGGAAATTGACACAACATCAGAATTTAATACTTCTAATATTGATTCGACAATTACTTCAAATGAATTTACTTACAATGAGCTGGAAGCATACAAAACTTATTACTGGCGGGTCAAGGCAAAAAATCAGAGATGCTGGAGTCAATTCAGTGATGTTAATTCATTCAATGTGGCATATCTCGGTATCGAAGATAAATTTGATATACCGAAAGAATTCATGCTCGCACAAAACCATCCGAATCCATTTAACCCGAATACAAAAATTCAATTCGACCTTCCATTCGAGACATATATAAAATTAAAGGTATTCAACATTTTGGGAGAAGAAGTTGCGACGCTGATTGAAGGTAAACAAAATGCCGGATATAAAAATGTAGAATTCAATGCTGCGAGGTTAACGAGTGGTGTATATTTTTATCGTCTGGAAACACCATATTTTAGCCAGACGAAAAAATTGATTCTATTGAAATAA
- a CDS encoding 2-oxoacid:acceptor oxidoreductase family protein, whose translation MARTEIKIGGFGGQGVILSGYIIGRAASIFDTKHATMIQAFGPEARGSACSSQVIVSKDPIAYPYITSPQIMIVMSQEAYTKFTPELAQGGILITEEELVQPHNLRKDLKHFSIPATRFAEELGKKMVLNIVMMGFTTAITGLVDVDAMRKAVTASVPKGTEELNLNAFNKGYEYGVKEKAKLN comes from the coding sequence ATGGCACGAACAGAAATAAAAATAGGCGGATTCGGCGGACAGGGTGTAATCCTCAGCGGTTACATTATCGGCAGAGCCGCTTCCATTTTCGATACGAAACACGCAACGATGATACAGGCATTTGGTCCCGAAGCAAGAGGAAGCGCATGCAGTTCGCAGGTGATTGTTTCAAAAGACCCGATCGCTTATCCGTACATAACATCACCACAGATTATGATAGTTATGTCTCAAGAAGCATATACAAAATTTACACCGGAGCTTGCGCAAGGCGGAATCTTGATTACCGAAGAAGAGTTAGTTCAACCGCACAACCTCAGGAAAGACCTGAAACATTTTTCTATCCCGGCAACCCGGTTCGCGGAAGAACTTGGGAAGAAGATGGTGCTCAACATAGTAATGATGGGATTCACTACTGCCATCACCGGTCTCGTTGATGTTGATGCAATGAGGAAGGCGGTAACCGCATCTGTACCGAAAGGAACAGAGGAACTGAACCTCAACGCTTTCAACAAGGGATATGAATACGGAGTGAAAGAGAAAGCTAAATTGAATTAG
- a CDS encoding OmpA family protein, translating to MKRLLSKAIILVLMPAILSLGCGASKTVQGGAIGAAAGGILGGIIGKQSGHTATGAIIGAVIGGAAGALIGRYMDKQAEEMERDIEGAKVERVGEGIKITFDSGILFDINKSDLQSEAKKNLDNLAKILNKYNDTNILIEGHTDSTGTVEHNMTLSNQRSESVSNYLKGLNVIGSRITTAGYGPNQPVSTNTTVEGRRLNRRVEVAIFANEKLKDAAEKGQLKY from the coding sequence ATGAAAAGATTATTGAGCAAAGCAATCATACTTGTTCTAATGCCGGCGATTTTATCTCTTGGATGCGGCGCAAGTAAAACTGTACAGGGTGGTGCGATAGGCGCGGCAGCAGGTGGAATTCTGGGCGGTATTATAGGAAAACAATCGGGACACACGGCAACAGGCGCGATTATCGGAGCGGTTATTGGCGGTGCAGCTGGCGCGTTGATCGGAAGATATATGGATAAGCAGGCGGAAGAAATGGAACGTGATATCGAAGGAGCAAAAGTCGAACGGGTTGGTGAAGGAATTAAAATTACATTCGATTCGGGAATTTTATTCGACATAAACAAATCCGATCTTCAATCCGAAGCAAAAAAGAACCTAGACAATCTTGCAAAGATTTTAAATAAATATAACGACACGAACATTTTAATCGAGGGTCACACCGATTCAACCGGCACTGTTGAACATAATATGACTCTTTCAAATCAACGCTCGGAATCTGTTTCTAATTATCTTAAAGGATTGAATGTAATCGGTTCGAGAATCACCACTGCGGGATACGGACCAAATCAACCTGTATCTACAAATACAACAGTTGAAGGAAGACGACTGAATCGTCGTGTTGAAGTCGCAATTTTTGCAAACGAAAAATTGAAAGACGCGGCAGAAAAAGGACAATTGAAATATTAA
- a CDS encoding rubrerythrin family protein: protein MKSLKGSRTEKNLLAAFAGESQARNRYTYFASQAKKEGYEQIAAQFFETADHEREHAKRFFKFLEGGEVEITASYPAGKIGTTAENLKAAADGENMEHTKIYPEFAAIAKEEGFLEVSAAFRAIAMVEKHHEQRYLKLLKSIENGTVRKREKVVRWKCRNCGYVHEGKNPPQKCPACEHPEEFFEVIEDSY, encoded by the coding sequence ATGAAAAGTTTAAAAGGATCAAGAACCGAAAAGAACTTGCTGGCGGCTTTCGCCGGAGAGTCGCAGGCGCGTAACCGCTACACTTATTTTGCCTCGCAAGCGAAGAAAGAAGGTTATGAACAAATAGCCGCTCAATTTTTTGAAACTGCCGATCATGAGAGAGAACATGCGAAGCGATTCTTCAAGTTTCTTGAAGGTGGAGAGGTTGAAATCACGGCTTCATATCCTGCCGGTAAAATAGGTACAACTGCAGAAAACCTGAAAGCTGCCGCCGATGGTGAGAACATGGAACACACAAAAATATATCCGGAGTTCGCAGCTATCGCCAAAGAAGAAGGTTTCCTTGAAGTTTCAGCCGCATTCCGTGCTATCGCGATGGTAGAAAAACATCATGAACAACGCTATCTTAAATTATTAAAGAGTATTGAAAATGGAACCGTGCGTAAACGCGAAAAAGTAGTTCGCTGGAAATGCCGGAACTGCGGTTACGTTCATGAAGGAAAAAATCCTCCTCAGAAATGTCCTGCATGTGAACATCCGGAAGAGTTTTTCGAGGTAATTGAGGATAGTTACTAA